The Lactuca sativa cultivar Salinas chromosome 2, Lsat_Salinas_v11, whole genome shotgun sequence genome includes a window with the following:
- the LOC111900275 gene encoding heavy metal-associated isoprenylated plant protein 21 isoform X1 — protein MGALDYLSNFCSATSTRSTSRSRRKPMQTVEIKVKMDCDGCERRVKNSVKSMKGLSTSGVKSVEINRKQSRVTVNGNVDPNKVLKKIMSTGKRAEFWPYIPYNLVSYPYVTQAYDKRAPAGNVKNVVQAFSVPNTTDEQMTHLFSDDNPNACSIM, from the exons ATGGGTGCACTAGACTATCTTTCTAACTTTTGCAGTGCCACAAGCACCAGAAGCACAAGCAGAAGCAGAAGAAAACCGATGCAG ACAGTTGAAATTAAAGTTAAAATGGATTGTGATGGATGCGAAAGAAGGGTCAAGAACTCTGTTAAATCCATGAAAGGTCTCTCCACCTCCG GCGTAAAGAGTGTGGAGATTAACAGAAAGCAAAGCAGAGTAACAGTTAATGGAAATGTGGATCCAAACAAGGTGTTGAAGAAGATCATGAGCACCGGAAAACGAGCAGAATTCTGGCCGTACATACCTTACAATTTGGTGAGTTATCCGTACGTGACTCAAGCCTACGACAAAAGGGCTCCCGCCGGCAACGTTAAGAACGTCGTTCAAGCCTTCTCCGTCCCTAACACCACCGATGAACAGATGACTCATCTCTTTAGCGACGATAACCCTAATGCTTGTTCAATCATGTGA
- the LOC111900275 gene encoding heavy metal-associated isoprenylated plant protein 21 isoform X2, with translation MGALDYLSNFCSATSTRSTSRSRRKPMQTVEIKVKMDCDGCERRVKNSVKSMKGVKSVEINRKQSRVTVNGNVDPNKVLKKIMSTGKRAEFWPYIPYNLVSYPYVTQAYDKRAPAGNVKNVVQAFSVPNTTDEQMTHLFSDDNPNACSIM, from the exons ATGGGTGCACTAGACTATCTTTCTAACTTTTGCAGTGCCACAAGCACCAGAAGCACAAGCAGAAGCAGAAGAAAACCGATGCAG ACAGTTGAAATTAAAGTTAAAATGGATTGTGATGGATGCGAAAGAAGGGTCAAGAACTCTGTTAAATCCATGAAAG GCGTAAAGAGTGTGGAGATTAACAGAAAGCAAAGCAGAGTAACAGTTAATGGAAATGTGGATCCAAACAAGGTGTTGAAGAAGATCATGAGCACCGGAAAACGAGCAGAATTCTGGCCGTACATACCTTACAATTTGGTGAGTTATCCGTACGTGACTCAAGCCTACGACAAAAGGGCTCCCGCCGGCAACGTTAAGAACGTCGTTCAAGCCTTCTCCGTCCCTAACACCACCGATGAACAGATGACTCATCTCTTTAGCGACGATAACCCTAATGCTTGTTCAATCATGTGA